In Thalassospira sp. ER-Se-21-Dark, one genomic interval encodes:
- a CDS encoding type I secretion system permease/ATPase, which produces MQFRRKKLAKPVDSPVNSHANSKEARPELDARSVIREARFTFVRGLGWAGVMSGFINILQLTVPLFMLQVHDRVINSQSTDTLLLLLVIAVCAIILYGILDFVRALVFQEMAKSLLRRLNLPAISAAMRVALEKGSLHGTQVLRDLSDLRNFITGTTIAAPLEAIWSPIFLFVMFALHPYYGIAGLVAVLTLIGLSLLGDVMVRQVTKEGTDANLRNIGDIGSTVSNAEVIEAMGMMPALALRWRQAQIHASELLDVGNVRSKGMYSITRSARFGMQIIVLAMGAYLVIQGETTPGAMIGGTVIMGRLLLPFDNVTRDWRAWVGAFSSWKRIRLMLEESQSEREIKPTPRSEGPLVVDNLVYAVPGSNVPVLRGISFELSPGDILGVVGPSAAGKSTLSRLLVGTAKPATGGVYLDGHNAYLWERGSFGDMVGYLPQSVSLLNGTIRDNISRMRDASPRKVIEAARAAGVHEMIGRLPLGYDTPIGAGRHTLSGGQQQRIALARALYGWPRLLVLDEPNANLDAEGEASLIRAVRQAADSGAMVVLIAHRQSIMQYANKLLVMQDGRVKQFGERTDVIRNLSNESDDIKSLPPVKRKHENGGAA; this is translated from the coding sequence ATGCAATTTCGCCGCAAAAAGCTGGCAAAACCGGTGGATTCGCCTGTGAATTCGCACGCGAATTCGAAGGAAGCCCGGCCCGAACTTGATGCAAGATCGGTCATTCGCGAGGCCCGCTTTACGTTCGTGCGCGGGCTTGGATGGGCCGGTGTCATGAGCGGCTTCATCAATATCCTTCAACTTACCGTGCCGCTGTTCATGCTTCAGGTGCATGACCGCGTGATCAACAGTCAAAGCACCGATACCCTGCTTTTGCTTCTGGTGATCGCGGTCTGTGCGATCATTCTGTATGGCATCCTTGATTTCGTGCGCGCACTTGTCTTTCAGGAAATGGCAAAGTCGCTTTTGCGCCGGTTGAACCTGCCGGCAATTTCGGCGGCCATGCGTGTGGCACTTGAAAAAGGATCGCTGCACGGCACCCAGGTCCTGCGCGACCTTTCTGATCTGCGCAACTTCATCACCGGCACCACCATCGCCGCTCCGCTTGAAGCGATCTGGTCGCCGATTTTCCTTTTCGTGATGTTTGCCCTGCATCCCTATTACGGGATTGCCGGGCTGGTGGCGGTTTTGACCCTGATTGGGTTAAGCCTGCTCGGTGATGTGATGGTCCGTCAGGTCACCAAGGAAGGAACAGACGCCAATCTGCGCAATATCGGCGATATCGGATCGACGGTTTCAAACGCCGAAGTGATCGAGGCAATGGGCATGATGCCAGCCCTCGCCCTGCGCTGGCGTCAGGCACAAATCCACGCCAGCGAATTGCTTGATGTCGGCAACGTGCGCAGCAAGGGCATGTATTCCATCACCCGCTCTGCCCGGTTTGGCATGCAGATCATTGTGCTGGCCATGGGGGCCTACCTTGTCATTCAGGGCGAAACCACGCCGGGTGCCATGATCGGCGGGACCGTGATCATGGGGCGGCTGTTGCTGCCGTTTGATAATGTCACCCGCGACTGGCGGGCATGGGTCGGGGCGTTTTCATCGTGGAAACGCATTCGATTGATGCTCGAAGAAAGCCAGTCCGAACGCGAAATCAAACCAACCCCGCGTTCCGAAGGTCCGCTGGTTGTCGATAATCTGGTCTATGCCGTCCCGGGCTCAAATGTGCCGGTGCTGCGCGGGATCAGTTTCGAACTGTCGCCGGGCGATATATTGGGTGTGGTCGGGCCGTCTGCGGCCGGGAAATCAACCCTTTCAAGATTGCTGGTCGGCACGGCAAAGCCTGCGACGGGCGGTGTCTATCTTGACGGGCATAATGCCTATCTCTGGGAGCGCGGATCATTTGGCGACATGGTCGGCTATCTGCCGCAATCGGTATCGCTTCTGAACGGTACCATCCGCGACAATATAAGCCGCATGCGCGACGCAAGCCCGCGCAAGGTGATCGAGGCTGCCCGTGCGGCCGGTGTGCATGAAATGATCGGGCGATTGCCGCTGGGCTATGACACGCCGATTGGTGCCGGCCGACATACCCTGTCTGGCGGGCAGCAACAGCGCATTGCTTTGGCGCGCGCGCTTTATGGCTGGCCGCGCCTCTTGGTGCTTGATGAACCCAATGCCAACCTGGATGCCGAGGGCGAAGCATCCCTTATCCGTGCTGTGCGCCAGGCTGCGGATTCCGGTGCAATGGTGGTGCTGATCGCGCACCGTCAAAGCATCATGCAATATGCCAACAAGCTTTTGGTGATGCAGGACGGACGGGTCAAACAGTTCGGCGAACGAACAGACGTGATTCGCAATCTGTCCAATGAAAGCGACGACATCAAAAGCCTCCCCCCGGTAAAGCGTAAACATGAAAACGGAGGTGCGGCATGA
- a CDS encoding HlyD family type I secretion periplasmic adaptor subunit produces the protein MTRVINLEGGGAALPAEEPQVAWHQILSEEREASRQSLRKPILAGLFVIVLGFGGFLTWGFTAELDSAAVATGSVIVDSKKKVVNHYEGGILKQLLVEEGEKVTAGQTLALLDGTRSESELGQLRGERFGLMAKLARLRAEQRGQENITFPQELLASDEAYVADILSDEKRLFAKRKEVYAAKRDAQAKQIEQFEAEAEALVSQIKARTRQEKLVAEQLAGIRQLAEKGFATRTQLVEIENNWSDLVGDMGEFKAQRAAAQQQKAEAEINLASIEMEWQSDIATEIQEAQLALNDVTQRIRASQDVLDRLEVRAPQAGTVANIQIRTPGGVISPAEPIMDIIPEDEPLVIEARINRQDIDSVQVGSKAQIRLTAYSQRRLAPLNGEVSYVAADQTVDEQRDASYYIVRAAIDPAELAKHDDINLRPGMPANILVLKTPRKAIDYLIDPITQSMEKAFREE, from the coding sequence ATGACCCGTGTCATTAATCTTGAAGGCGGTGGCGCGGCACTCCCGGCCGAAGAACCGCAAGTCGCCTGGCACCAGATCCTCTCGGAAGAACGCGAAGCATCGCGCCAAAGCCTGCGCAAGCCGATCCTGGCCGGATTGTTCGTCATTGTGCTGGGGTTTGGCGGGTTTCTGACCTGGGGCTTTACCGCCGAACTCGATAGCGCGGCTGTTGCGACCGGCTCGGTGATTGTCGATTCGAAAAAGAAAGTCGTTAATCACTATGAGGGCGGCATCCTCAAACAGCTTCTGGTCGAGGAAGGCGAAAAAGTCACCGCGGGCCAGACCCTTGCCCTTCTTGATGGCACACGTAGCGAGTCGGAGCTCGGCCAGTTGCGCGGTGAACGGTTTGGTCTGATGGCCAAGCTTGCCCGGTTGCGCGCCGAACAGCGCGGCCAGGAAAACATCACCTTCCCACAGGAACTTCTCGCCAGTGACGAGGCCTATGTCGCCGATATCCTCAGCGATGAAAAACGCCTGTTTGCCAAGCGCAAGGAAGTCTATGCCGCCAAACGTGATGCCCAGGCCAAACAGATCGAACAGTTCGAGGCCGAAGCCGAAGCACTGGTCTCACAGATCAAAGCCCGCACACGTCAGGAAAAGCTCGTCGCCGAACAGCTTGCGGGGATTCGCCAACTGGCCGAAAAGGGCTTCGCCACCCGCACCCAACTGGTCGAGATTGAAAATAACTGGTCGGATCTGGTCGGTGATATGGGCGAATTCAAAGCCCAGCGTGCCGCCGCCCAACAGCAAAAGGCCGAAGCCGAGATCAATCTCGCCTCGATTGAAATGGAATGGCAAAGCGATATCGCAACGGAAATTCAGGAAGCCCAGCTTGCCTTGAACGACGTCACCCAACGTATCCGCGCAAGTCAGGACGTGCTTGATCGCCTCGAAGTGCGTGCACCCCAGGCCGGAACGGTTGCCAACATCCAGATCAGAACCCCCGGCGGTGTGATCAGTCCGGCCGAACCGATCATGGATATCATCCCCGAAGATGAGCCACTGGTGATCGAAGCACGGATCAACCGACAGGATATCGACTCGGTCCAGGTCGGATCAAAGGCGCAAATTCGCCTGACCGCCTATAGTCAGCGTCGACTGGCCCCCCTGAATGGTGAGGTAAGCTATGTTGCCGCTGACCAGACCGTCGATGAACAGCGCGATGCGTCTTACTATATCGTGCGGGCGGCGATTGATCCGGCCGAACTGGCAAAACATGATGACATCAATCTGCGTCCGGGCATGCCAGCCAACATTCTGGTTCTGAAAACCCCGCGCAAGGCCATCGATTACCTGATCGATCCCATCACCCAAAGCATGGAAAAGGCCTTCCGCGAGGAATAA
- a CDS encoding calcium-binding protein, with product MATLEGGAFDDALLGSRFSDVIFGRGGDDTIFGQGNDDVLFGEEGDDALFGGSGDDVAVGGEGDDVLFGGSGDDALIGGDGSDLMMGGSGEDVLSGGADSDILLGGSDNDVLDGGSGNDVLIGGAGDDIVLGGGGDDVMLGGSGDDVLQGGEGDDLMLGGSGDDVLEGGAGDDIMSGGSGADTFVFSGGGGNDVVLDFQAGEDMLSISSNINDTGIASADDVAARATQVGANTVIDLGNGDSITLNNVDAEDVQDDPDSFFSVQ from the coding sequence ATGGCAACTCTCGAAGGCGGCGCCTTTGATGATGCGCTTCTCGGATCTCGTTTCAGTGACGTCATTTTCGGACGTGGCGGAGACGATACAATCTTCGGACAAGGTAATGATGACGTGCTGTTTGGCGAAGAAGGCGATGATGCCTTGTTCGGCGGATCGGGCGACGATGTTGCCGTTGGTGGCGAAGGTGATGATGTCCTGTTCGGTGGATCGGGTGACGATGCACTGATCGGGGGCGACGGCAGCGACCTGATGATGGGTGGCTCCGGTGAGGATGTTCTGTCAGGGGGTGCGGATTCCGACATCCTGCTTGGCGGTTCAGACAATGACGTTCTCGACGGCGGATCAGGCAATGATGTCCTGATCGGCGGTGCAGGCGACGATATCGTTCTCGGCGGTGGCGGAGACGATGTCATGCTTGGCGGTTCTGGAGACGATGTGCTTCAGGGCGGCGAGGGTGATGACCTGATGCTTGGCGGCTCCGGGGATGATGTCCTCGAAGGCGGCGCAGGCGATGACATCATGTCTGGTGGTTCCGGTGCAGACACCTTTGTCTTCTCCGGCGGCGGCGGCAACGACGTCGTACTCGACTTCCAGGCTGGCGAAGACATGCTTTCCATTAGCAGCAACATCAACGACACCGGCATCGCAAGTGCCGATGATGTCGCTGCGCGTGCAACGCAAGTCGGTGCCAACACCGTCATCGATCTTGGCAATGGGGATTCGATTACCCTCAACAATGTCGATGCCGAAGACGTACAGGACGATCCGGACAGCTTCTTTAGCGTCCAGTAA
- a CDS encoding glycosyltransferase, with the protein MLEFASSDAVRTTGEAPGVCLLNPDTLLLSWDTPTRLWEVPRLETIDGAAISPQATLRLPLDGGGTRLLRVIRRPKDEPITILAEAGTLGRKDEITIDPDGDFEFASASTLLNGVTPAGRLSLVSTLLGMWASLFRLRLSKSYNSFLLQLVAEIVDRPKPAKAVAKLSGEKILLATALPDAFHDIEAVFIVAPSGFKRLTQLPHISKTGPRGQKLVYMIADQPSTASGAYMVVTGVRTLAIRHLPDVSTLPSLARWWQTKGKSDADLREYIIGSLARADMKSSKAAIEFQLRCPLSSQRVSGGGSLPSGEVDLAVTTARGTLIGGWYRDPVDMIASIDLLDSNGIAHPFGDGFYRYQGNVQDDGQTVPATGFVGFYQDIQSPVPILQPRSLMRLKSGNRHLMVPPAQPIDPAEARARILRAVPPQHLTSEIIENCLAPVIGDLQQKLMASAKVDRVIDIGTPHDDPDVSIIVPLYRVLGFLRAQIGAFACDDWVAKYCELVFVLDSPEQAEECEHLLRGLHVLYGIPMRLVVMTRNGGYARACNAGAENAHGHYLAMLNSDVIPHTPGWAQGMASKMGGPDEVAVVGPKLLFEDGSIQHAGMYFARNESGKWLNYHYHKGMPDQFRDANIERSVPGVTGACMMIHRDAFDAVDGFTEDYVIGDYEDSDLCLKIRKADFDIKYVPDVSLYHFERKSISTHADYMRGVAAEYNAWLHASRWADALEDLHTNGVPQNRSRKTPNGEAA; encoded by the coding sequence ATGCTTGAATTTGCCTCGTCCGATGCAGTGCGGACGACCGGCGAAGCGCCCGGTGTTTGCCTGCTCAACCCTGATACGTTGTTGTTAAGTTGGGATACACCCACCCGTTTGTGGGAAGTTCCCCGGCTTGAAACGATTGATGGTGCTGCGATTTCACCGCAGGCCACATTGCGGTTGCCACTTGACGGGGGCGGGACCCGGTTGTTGCGCGTCATCCGCCGTCCCAAGGATGAACCGATCACAATTCTGGCCGAGGCCGGAACGCTGGGCCGCAAGGACGAGATCACAATTGATCCCGATGGCGATTTTGAATTTGCCAGTGCATCAACGCTGCTGAACGGGGTGACGCCTGCCGGGCGGCTTTCGCTGGTCTCGACCCTTCTGGGGATGTGGGCAAGCCTGTTTCGACTGCGCCTGTCCAAAAGCTACAACAGTTTCCTTCTTCAACTGGTGGCCGAAATTGTCGATCGGCCCAAACCGGCCAAGGCGGTCGCAAAGCTTTCCGGTGAAAAGATCCTGCTGGCCACGGCATTGCCCGATGCCTTTCACGATATCGAGGCCGTCTTCATCGTCGCCCCCTCGGGGTTCAAGCGCTTAACGCAGCTTCCCCATATCAGCAAGACCGGGCCGCGCGGCCAGAAACTGGTTTACATGATTGCCGACCAGCCAAGTACCGCATCCGGGGCCTATATGGTCGTGACCGGCGTGCGCACGCTGGCCATTCGCCATTTGCCCGATGTTTCAACCCTGCCGTCTTTGGCGCGCTGGTGGCAAACCAAGGGCAAATCAGATGCTGATTTGCGCGAATATATCATCGGGTCGCTTGCCCGTGCGGACATGAAATCGAGCAAGGCCGCGATTGAATTCCAGCTCCGCTGTCCGCTTTCAAGCCAGCGCGTCTCAGGTGGCGGATCGCTTCCCAGTGGCGAAGTCGATCTTGCGGTCACAACAGCGCGCGGCACCTTGATTGGCGGCTGGTATCGCGATCCTGTCGATATGATTGCCAGCATCGATCTTCTCGATAGCAACGGTATCGCCCATCCATTCGGCGACGGATTTTATCGTTATCAGGGCAATGTGCAGGACGATGGCCAGACAGTTCCGGCAACCGGCTTTGTCGGTTTTTATCAGGATATCCAAAGCCCGGTTCCGATCCTTCAGCCCCGAAGCCTGATGCGCCTGAAATCGGGCAACCGTCATCTGATGGTGCCCCCCGCACAGCCGATTGACCCGGCCGAGGCCCGTGCGCGCATCCTGCGCGCCGTCCCGCCGCAACACCTGACGTCAGAGATTATTGAAAACTGCCTGGCACCGGTGATTGGCGATCTGCAGCAAAAGCTGATGGCATCCGCCAAGGTTGATCGCGTGATTGATATCGGCACCCCGCATGATGACCCGGATGTCTCTATCATTGTGCCGCTTTATCGTGTTCTTGGCTTCCTGCGCGCGCAAATCGGCGCCTTTGCCTGTGATGACTGGGTCGCGAAATATTGCGAACTGGTTTTTGTGCTCGACTCCCCCGAACAGGCCGAGGAATGCGAACATCTGTTGCGCGGTCTGCATGTTCTCTATGGCATTCCGATGCGTCTGGTCGTGATGACCCGCAATGGCGGCTATGCCCGGGCATGTAATGCCGGTGCCGAAAACGCACACGGCCATTATCTGGCAATGCTCAATTCCGATGTGATCCCCCATACGCCCGGCTGGGCCCAGGGGATGGCGTCCAAAATGGGCGGCCCGGATGAGGTCGCGGTGGTCGGGCCGAAACTTCTGTTTGAAGATGGCTCGATCCAGCATGCCGGGATGTATTTTGCCCGCAATGAAAGCGGCAAGTGGCTGAATTATCACTATCACAAAGGCATGCCCGACCAGTTCCGGGATGCCAATATTGAACGCTCGGTCCCCGGTGTCACCGGTGCCTGCATGATGATCCATCGCGATGCCTTTGACGCGGTCGATGGCTTTACCGAGGACTATGTCATTGGCGATTACGAAGACAGCGACCTTTGTCTGAAAATTCGCAAGGCCGATTTCGACATCAAATACGTCCCCGATGTCAGCCTCTATCATTTTGAGCGCAAATCCATCTCGACCCATGCCGATTACATGCGCGGGGTTGCTGCTGAATATAACGCCTGGCTGCATGCGTCGCGCTGGGCAGATGCGCTCGAAGATCTTCACACCAACGGTGTGCCGCAAAACCGATCGCGAAAAACCCCCAACGGAGAAGCGGCATGA
- a CDS encoding class I SAM-dependent methyltransferase, giving the protein MSQVLALSEHQSPLTSDISDSHLAWLCEQIISNRFLPVPPEEDVFVGDGDYRAIGAEFLGHFVRMAGLKTTEDVLDIGCGIGRIAVPLTQFLNPKQAIYRGMDPVRGGIDWCKRAITPAYPNFRFECSDIKNELYNPEGEISGRGMRLPFQDGTFDFTAMISVATHLPPDEIETYCSEVFRVLRPGGRLFLTAFVIREDDDPSNPDRDARLKGFEKAEGQPCWHLRGENPMAAVGFDDAFLEDALTGAGFDIHTKSFGTWRGETAAHYQDFLIAQKPRRTA; this is encoded by the coding sequence ATGAGCCAGGTTCTTGCACTGTCCGAACACCAGTCCCCGCTGACATCCGATATCAGCGATTCCCATCTTGCCTGGTTGTGCGAACAGATCATTTCCAACCGTTTCCTTCCGGTCCCGCCTGAAGAAGACGTTTTTGTCGGCGATGGCGATTACCGCGCCATCGGGGCGGAATTCCTTGGTCATTTTGTCCGCATGGCCGGGCTTAAAACCACCGAGGATGTTCTTGATATCGGCTGTGGCATCGGCCGGATTGCCGTGCCCCTGACACAGTTCCTCAATCCGAAACAGGCGATCTATCGCGGCATGGATCCGGTGCGCGGCGGCATTGACTGGTGCAAGCGCGCCATTACACCAGCCTATCCGAATTTCCGGTTCGAGTGTTCGGACATCAAGAACGAACTCTACAACCCCGAAGGCGAAATCAGCGGGCGCGGCATGCGACTGCCCTTTCAGGACGGAACATTCGATTTCACCGCAATGATCTCGGTGGCGACCCACCTGCCGCCAGACGAAATCGAAACCTATTGTTCCGAGGTCTTTCGTGTGCTGCGCCCGGGCGGTCGGCTGTTCTTGACCGCCTTTGTCATCCGCGAAGATGACGACCCGTCAAATCCCGATCGCGATGCGCGCCTCAAAGGCTTTGAGAAGGCCGAAGGTCAGCCTTGCTGGCACCTGCGCGGTGAAAATCCGATGGCGGCCGTCGGTTTTGACGATGCGTTTCTTGAGGATGCCCTGACCGGTGCCGGGTTCGATATCCACACCAAAAGCTTTGGCACATGGCGCGGCGAAACGGCCGCCCATTACCAGGATTTCCTGATTGCCCAGAAACCACGGAGGACCGCATGA
- a CDS encoding glycosyltransferase family 4 protein produces the protein MNPRIMVLAHNHPDLHPGGTEIFAHDLFHAYKRAECDALFIGATNDVHRERRPGTSFQAINDAGDEMLFWAGHFDRFNMSQTDLYAVAPDFARLLKSWAPDVVHIHHLVLWGIELPMLIRRVLPNCKIVMTLHDYYQICPNDGLMIHRGTKTRYTKADATGRLSGLDGFTPDQHAMRAVNLRNHLRAVDHFISPSEFLRDRYIEWGINPDRISVINNGRPTVPAAPKRDIGAAGMPNVFGYFGNLNPWKGADVLLEAGRILSADAVDFNLRIHGAALYQTDQFTSRITDLVEQSGPQVHHIGAYQREDIPDLMARVDWVVVPSIWWENAPLVIQEAFQHGRPVITSSIGGMAEMVRHGHDGIHVRPDDPAELARVMKDCATNPKLWKKLSGHVRPPAGIDDVAEQYLAMIRRMVRPDFVAA, from the coding sequence ATGAATCCCCGGATAATGGTGCTTGCCCATAATCACCCCGATCTGCATCCAGGCGGGACTGAAATTTTCGCCCATGATCTGTTTCATGCCTACAAGCGGGCGGAATGCGATGCGCTTTTCATCGGCGCGACCAACGATGTTCACCGCGAACGCCGCCCGGGCACAAGTTTTCAGGCGATCAATGATGCCGGCGATGAAATGCTGTTCTGGGCCGGGCATTTTGACCGCTTCAACATGTCCCAGACCGATCTTTATGCCGTCGCCCCGGATTTCGCGCGCCTTTTGAAAAGCTGGGCACCGGATGTGGTGCATATCCATCATCTGGTCCTGTGGGGCATCGAATTGCCGATGCTGATCCGCCGTGTTCTGCCGAACTGCAAGATCGTGATGACCCTGCATGACTATTATCAGATCTGCCCCAATGACGGCCTGATGATCCATCGCGGAACCAAAACCCGCTATACCAAGGCCGATGCCACCGGGCGGCTGTCCGGCCTTGATGGCTTTACCCCTGATCAACATGCGATGCGGGCTGTCAATCTGCGCAACCATCTGCGTGCGGTTGATCATTTCATCTCGCCCAGTGAGTTCCTGCGCGACCGCTATATCGAATGGGGCATCAACCCCGACAGGATTTCGGTGATCAACAATGGTCGCCCGACTGTCCCCGCCGCGCCAAAACGCGATATCGGGGCGGCTGGAATGCCCAATGTCTTTGGCTATTTCGGCAATCTCAACCCGTGGAAGGGCGCAGATGTCCTGCTTGAAGCCGGGCGAATTCTTTCGGCAGACGCGGTCGATTTCAATCTGCGCATTCATGGTGCGGCCCTGTATCAGACCGATCAGTTCACCAGTCGCATCACCGATCTGGTCGAACAAAGCGGCCCGCAGGTACACCATATCGGGGCCTATCAACGCGAAGATATCCCCGATCTGATGGCACGGGTCGACTGGGTCGTTGTGCCCTCGATCTGGTGGGAAAATGCGCCTCTGGTCATTCAGGAAGCCTTCCAGCATGGCCGCCCGGTGATCACCAGTTCAATTGGCGGCATGGCCGAAATGGTCCGCCATGGCCATGACGGCATTCATGTCCGCCCCGATGATCCGGCCGAACTGGCCAGGGTGATGAAGGACTGCGCAACCAATCCGAAACTCTGGAAAAAACTGTCGGGCCATGTCCGGCCCCCGGCCGGGATTGACGATGTTGCCGAGCAATATCTGGCGATGATCCGCCGCATGGTTCGCCCTGATTTTGTTGCGGCCTGA
- a CDS encoding glycosyltransferase family 4 protein, giving the protein MPSTDLRVLVISHGHPSISLGGAEVASYNLHKGLNKLDGVESFYLARVGNPVPRHGASALMSLRQKENEILYHAENYDHFLLSNGSTDEIDRDFLRFVKDYEPDVVHFHHYLGLGLETIYAIREALPETAIFFTFHEFLTICHNHGQMIKSGGTKLCNRASPIDCNGCFPNISPASFLRRERFIKAMLELADHYVSPSEFLANRFIDWGMKAEKMSVIENGLDINERAKDRPLSKTQPRRSRFAFFGQLTMFKGADILLDAVGRVPDEIWGDDARLMIFGGNLDRQPKEYQDKVHDLIEKAGERVRFYGAYQNTEMPKLMELADWTIIPSIWWENSPVVIQEAFFHGRPMICSNIGGMAEKITDGVNGLHFRVGSAEDLADRMIEVLSDNKIWDRMREGIPSVTTYQECAEQHLAQYREVLETRRMSAKAASPQTVASTA; this is encoded by the coding sequence ATGCCGTCGACTGATTTACGCGTCCTCGTTATTTCGCACGGCCATCCCAGCATCTCGCTGGGCGGGGCCGAAGTGGCCTCCTACAACCTGCATAAAGGGTTGAACAAACTTGACGGGGTCGAAAGCTTTTATCTCGCCCGTGTTGGCAATCCCGTGCCACGTCACGGCGCCTCGGCCCTGATGAGCCTGCGGCAAAAGGAAAACGAAATCCTTTATCACGCGGAAAACTATGATCACTTCCTGCTGTCCAACGGCAGCACGGATGAAATTGATCGGGATTTCCTGCGCTTTGTGAAGGATTACGAACCCGATGTCGTGCATTTCCATCACTATCTTGGCCTTGGGCTCGAAACCATCTATGCCATTCGCGAAGCCCTGCCCGAAACCGCGATTTTCTTTACTTTCCACGAGTTTTTGACGATCTGCCACAATCACGGGCAGATGATCAAAAGCGGCGGAACCAAGCTGTGCAACCGGGCCAGCCCGATTGATTGCAATGGCTGTTTCCCCAATATCTCGCCGGCGTCGTTTCTTCGGCGTGAACGCTTCATCAAGGCGATGCTGGAACTGGCCGATCACTATGTCTCGCCCAGTGAATTTTTGGCTAACCGCTTCATTGACTGGGGCATGAAGGCCGAAAAGATGTCGGTGATCGAAAACGGTCTCGACATCAATGAACGGGCCAAGGACCGCCCGCTTTCCAAAACCCAGCCGCGCCGGTCACGCTTTGCCTTCTTCGGGCAGCTCACGATGTTCAAGGGCGCTGACATCCTTCTCGATGCCGTCGGGCGTGTGCCTGATGAAATCTGGGGCGATGATGCGCGGCTGATGATCTTTGGCGGTAACCTTGATCGCCAACCCAAGGAATATCAGGACAAGGTCCATGACCTGATCGAAAAGGCCGGCGAACGTGTCCGCTTTTACGGGGCCTATCAGAATACCGAAATGCCCAAGCTGATGGAACTCGCCGACTGGACGATCATTCCCTCGATCTGGTGGGAAAATTCGCCGGTGGTGATCCAGGAAGCCTTCTTCCACGGGCGTCCGATGATTTGTTCCAACATTGGCGGCATGGCCGAAAAAATCACCGACGGTGTCAATGGTCTGCATTTCCGGGTCGGAAGTGCCGAAGACCTTGCTGATCGGATGATCGAAGTTCTCAGCGACAACAAGATCTGGGATCGGATGCGCGAGGGAATACCAAGCGTGACGACCTATCAGGAATGCGCCGAGCAACATCTCGCGCAGTATCGGGAGGTTCTGGAAACGCGCCGTATGTCTGCAAAGGCTGCGAGCCCGCAAACCGTGGCAAGCACGGCATGA